The following are encoded together in the Solenopsis invicta isolate M01_SB chromosome 14, UNIL_Sinv_3.0, whole genome shotgun sequence genome:
- the LOC105207763 gene encoding facilitated trehalose transporter Tret1: MSSQSLKVTHMPAKMGADAKQGRYTTPEGSKRWEYLTTFNCSIISLCIGAIIGWDSPSSVKLMAPDSSIPATVSNVSTLVAMGAIGHILGPIINQLIVDRIGRKRSILFSGITSIICWGLITLATNIWFLYLARLMGGLCLGQFMCVFTMYIGEIASPSTRGAGGTASTIMFNFGIFVMFVIGPYLSISAAAAIWLAVSVGFTITFWFMPESPYYLVMTNKIDEAEAALEKLRGKVDVLEELQTIVRSMSDERQRRKTGGIRKLMTTRASLRAFIIINIITITHQVGGFFLLLAYSRILFKSAELQIISDHTANIMLGAIQVVSATITIFLIDKLGRKPLILFSGLIAATSNFVIGIFFYAKEYLNADVSAYSTALLIAAMLLVFAFNCGLLPMQMIFMSEMFVTEVKALATCLLATASGCFAVIAAKAYILVAVTWNYGHSVPYLAFFAIVTVCTILILHLSPETKGKTFVQIQKELND, encoded by the exons ATGGGTGCTGACGCCAAGCAGGGAAGATACACGACGCCGGAGGGCTCAAAGAGGTGGGAGTATCTGACTACCTTTAATT GTTCAATTATAAGCTTGTGCATTGGAGCGATCATAGGATGGGACTCGCCGAGCAGCGTGAAACTAATGGCGCCGGACTCGTCGATCCCGGCTACCGTCTCCAACGTTTCCACCCTCGTAGCCATGGGCGCCATCGGTCACATACTGGGACCGATAATCAACCAGCTTATAGTCGACAGAATAGGCCGAAAAAGGTCTATTCTATTTAGCGGAATAACGTCGATCATCTGTTGGGGCTTGATCACACTCGCTACGAATATCTGG TTTCTCTATTTAGCCAGGTTGATGGGTGGTCTGTGCTTGGGTCAATTCATGTGCGTATTCACGATGTACATTGGAGAAATTGCATCACCAAGTACACGAGGCGCTGGAGGAACCGCAAGTACGATTATGTTTAACTTTGGcatttttgtaatgtttgtCATTGGGCCGTATCTATCGatatcggcggcggcggcaatcTGGCTGGCCGTGTCTGTCGGTTTCACGATTACTTTCTGGTTTATGCCGGAATCGCCGTACTACTTGGTCATGACGAATAAAATTGACGAGGCGGAGGCGGCGTTGGAGAAGCTGCGCGGTAAGGTGGATGTCTTAGAAGAATTGCAGACGATCGTCAGGTCGATGTCCGACGAAAGGCAGCGGCGAAAGACCGGCGGCATCAGGAAGTTGATGACCACGCGTGCCAGTCTACGCGCCTTTATCATCATCAATATTATCACGATCACCCATCAAGTCGGCGGCTTCTTCCTGTTGCTCGCGTACAGCCGGATCCTCTTCAAGTCCGCTGAGCTCCAGATTATCTCCGATCACACAGCCAATATCATGCTTGGCGCGATACAGGTGGTCTCTGCGACAATTACCATCTTCCTGATCGACAAGCTGGGTCGCAAGCCACTGATACTCTTCTCCGGCTTGATTGCCGCTACGTCAAATTTCGTCATCGGCATCTTCTTTTATGCGAAGGAGTATCTAAATGCGGACGTGTCCGCGTATTCAACGGCATTGTTAATCGCGGCGATGCTGCTGGTGTTTGCTTTTAATTGTGGTTTACTTCCCATGCAGATGATCTTTATGTCTGAAATGTTTGTCACCGAGGTTAAGGCTCTCGCCACGTGTCTTCTCGCTACCGCCAGCGGCTGTTTCGCCGTGATAGCGGCGAAGGCTTACATTCTGGTGGCTGTCACGTGGAACTACGGCCACTCGGTGCCTTACCTCGCATTCTTCGCGATCGTGACGGTATGTACCATTCTGATTCTTCACCTCTCGCCTGAGACGAAAGGCAAGACCTTTGTGCAGATACAAAAGGAGTTGAACGATTGA